A window of the Syntrophothermus lipocalidus DSM 12680 genome harbors these coding sequences:
- a CDS encoding menaquinone biosynthesis decarboxylase codes for MSYRNLRDFVSALEYRGWLKRIEAEVDPELEITEVTDRVSKACGPALLFEKVKGSDMPVLINSVGSYERMAMALGVERFSDISGRIEELLGMIENVPDSMLGKLKMLPKLAELSTYMPKKVKSGPCQEVVVSDPSLDILPVLKCWPGDAGKYITLPLVFTKDPETGKPNMGMYRMQVYDSKTTGMHWHAHHDGAQNYRKYCALGKRMEVAVAIGADPATVYSATAPLPKDVYELVFAGFLRRRPVEVVRCRTVDLEVPAEAEIVLEGYVEPGETRVEGPFGDHTGYYSLPEEFPVFHITCITHRRNPIYMTTVVGKPPMEDCYMGKATERIFLPLLRLQLPEIVDINMPLEGVFHNCVLVSIKKSYPRHAKKVMHALWGMGQMMFAKFIVVVDEDVNVQNTSEVAWKVFNNTDPRRDIEIVEGPLDVLDHSSPTPLYGTKVGIDATKKWVTEGHPREWPDDIRMSPEVKNLVDRRWKDYGFE; via the coding sequence GTGTCTTACAGAAACTTACGCGATTTTGTAAGTGCTCTCGAATATCGTGGATGGCTTAAGCGGATAGAGGCAGAAGTTGACCCTGAGTTGGAAATAACGGAAGTTACTGACCGTGTTAGTAAGGCCTGCGGGCCTGCTTTGCTTTTCGAAAAGGTGAAGGGGTCGGACATGCCGGTATTGATAAACTCGGTTGGCAGTTACGAGAGAATGGCCATGGCCCTGGGAGTGGAGCGCTTCTCCGATATCTCCGGAAGAATTGAGGAACTGCTTGGTATGATTGAAAACGTTCCCGACTCCATGCTAGGGAAGCTGAAGATGTTGCCGAAGCTGGCCGAACTGTCTACCTATATGCCCAAGAAGGTAAAATCCGGTCCTTGCCAAGAGGTGGTCGTTTCAGATCCGTCTTTGGATATTCTTCCTGTATTAAAGTGTTGGCCGGGCGATGCGGGCAAGTACATTACTCTGCCTTTAGTCTTTACTAAAGACCCTGAAACCGGAAAACCCAACATGGGTATGTACCGAATGCAGGTTTATGACAGCAAAACTACTGGTATGCACTGGCACGCTCATCATGATGGAGCTCAAAATTATCGCAAGTACTGCGCTTTGGGCAAAAGAATGGAGGTGGCGGTCGCAATCGGAGCCGATCCAGCTACCGTCTATTCGGCTACCGCTCCGCTACCGAAAGACGTTTACGAGCTGGTTTTTGCCGGTTTTTTGCGCAGACGGCCAGTAGAAGTGGTAAGATGTCGGACAGTAGATTTGGAGGTGCCTGCAGAAGCGGAAATAGTCTTGGAGGGGTATGTAGAGCCAGGCGAAACCAGGGTGGAGGGGCCATTCGGGGATCATACCGGGTATTACTCGCTGCCCGAAGAATTTCCTGTTTTTCATATCACTTGTATAACCCATCGAAGAAATCCCATTTATATGACTACGGTTGTAGGGAAGCCTCCCATGGAGGATTGCTACATGGGAAAGGCGACGGAGCGGATATTTCTGCCTCTGTTACGGCTTCAGCTACCTGAGATCGTGGACATCAATATGCCGTTAGAAGGGGTTTTCCATAACTGTGTCTTGGTTTCGATAAAGAAGAGCTATCCCCGGCATGCTAAGAAGGTGATGCATGCCCTGTGGGGTATGGGACAGATGATGTTCGCAAAGTTCATCGTGGTGGTGGATGAAGACGTGAATGTTCAGAATACGTCCGAAGTAGCTTGGAAGGTTTTCAACAACACCGACCCGCGGCGCGATATAGAGATAGTGGAAGGCCCCCTAGACGTTTTGGACCACTCGTCTCCCACTCCTCTATACGGAACTAAGGTAGGCATAGATGCTACTAAAAAGTGGGTAACTGAGGGACATCCCCGGGAATGGCCGGACGACATTCGAATGTCACCAGAAGTCAAGAATCTAGTCGACCGCAGGTGGAAGGATTATGGTTTTGAGTAA
- a CDS encoding 4Fe-4S dicluster domain-containing protein, which translates to MAKLIKVIDVTKCTACRGCQVACKNWNQNPAVIEPTNSYQSHKDTNAETYTLVKFTEYVDPAKGIQWLFRKHQCMHCDEPACMEVCPRQAYSKNEWGATVHDPSRCIGCQYCHYACPWNVPKYLKREDIVTKCTLCANRVQAGLESGKFKAYPLSDWPEQGQAAELGTYVPACVKTCPSGALRFGEESELLSYAHERVKYLRENGYPEATLYGAGYANVVYVLGYKPEVYGLPAEPKTPGQIGFWQKIVQPYIGWLIPLALGASVVSFFTTRFIAANEGKAEEGGHE; encoded by the coding sequence ATGGCGAAGCTGATAAAAGTCATAGACGTTACCAAATGTACCGCCTGCCGGGGCTGCCAGGTTGCATGCAAGAACTGGAACCAGAATCCAGCAGTCATCGAACCCACGAACAGTTACCAGAGCCACAAGGACACCAACGCCGAAACCTACACTCTGGTAAAGTTCACCGAATACGTGGATCCGGCGAAAGGTATCCAGTGGCTGTTCAGGAAACACCAGTGCATGCACTGCGACGAGCCGGCGTGTATGGAAGTTTGCCCGCGGCAAGCTTATTCCAAGAACGAATGGGGAGCCACGGTTCACGATCCCAGCCGCTGTATCGGTTGCCAGTACTGCCACTACGCGTGCCCGTGGAACGTTCCCAAATACCTGAAGCGGGAGGACATCGTTACCAAGTGTACCCTGTGCGCCAACCGGGTTCAGGCCGGGTTGGAATCAGGGAAGTTCAAGGCATATCCATTGAGCGACTGGCCCGAGCAGGGACAGGCAGCCGAACTGGGGACTTACGTACCGGCATGTGTCAAGACCTGCCCTTCGGGAGCCCTGCGGTTTGGGGAAGAGTCCGAGCTGTTAAGCTACGCTCACGAGAGGGTAAAGTACCTGCGGGAGAACGGGTATCCTGAGGCTACCCTTTACGGAGCCGGGTACGCTAACGTGGTGTACGTTCTAGGTTACAAGCCGGAGGTTTATGGATTACCGGCAGAACCGAAGACACCTGGTCAGATTGGTTTCTGGCAGAAGATAGTACAGCCTTATATAGGCTGGTTGATACCGCTGGCCTTAGGGGCCTCGGTGGTCAGCTTCTTCACCACCCGGTTCATAGCGGCCAATGAGGGCAAAGCCGAAGAAGGGGGGCATGAGTGA
- a CDS encoding UbiX family flavin prenyltransferase, whose amino-acid sequence MDNRFILGITGASGVIYGVRLAEELLAREFEVHLIVSNPARVVLAEELGWDIEQEVVAACRQGIRGCFENGLFVYENHEIWAPPASGSFRVRGMIIAPCSMSTLAGIANGLSANLVQRAADVVLKERRPLIMVPRETPLSAIHLKNMLELARLGASIVPAMPGFYHKPQSIQDLVDFVVGKVLDLLEIDHDLFRRYEGGSSSGIKN is encoded by the coding sequence GTGGATAACAGGTTCATTCTCGGGATAACTGGGGCTAGCGGAGTGATATATGGGGTACGTCTAGCCGAAGAACTCCTGGCACGGGAGTTCGAGGTCCACCTTATCGTGAGTAACCCAGCAAGGGTGGTTCTGGCCGAGGAACTCGGCTGGGATATTGAACAAGAAGTGGTGGCTGCTTGCCGGCAGGGAATTCGGGGATGTTTTGAGAATGGACTTTTTGTCTACGAGAACCATGAAATATGGGCTCCCCCGGCCAGTGGTTCTTTCCGGGTGCGAGGCATGATAATCGCCCCGTGTTCTATGTCTACTCTGGCGGGGATAGCTAACGGTCTTTCTGCGAACCTGGTCCAAAGAGCAGCAGATGTGGTGCTTAAAGAGCGACGCCCGTTGATTATGGTTCCTCGCGAGACTCCTCTCAGTGCTATACACCTGAAAAACATGCTGGAATTGGCCCGGCTAGGCGCATCAATAGTTCCGGCTATGCCGGGTTTCTACCACAAGCCGCAGAGTATCCAGGACCTAGTAGATTTCGTGGTCGGGAAAGTACTTGACCTTTTGGAAATAGATCACGATTTGTTTCGGAGGTATGAAGGTGGCAGTTCTTCGGGAATTAAGAATTAA
- the eam gene encoding glutamate 2,3-aminomutase: MMPKKTVMEAEMSRAMARAAELKQDALEYLKVRDQIPCGMSPEVQAWVQVRKRRILQVLGGTEKDWNNWKWHMRNRINDVSVLTKILDISTFESRGITKVGRTYRWAVSPYYLSLVGDDYLNNPVYLQAVPDPRELLPKGELDPMDEAGTSPAPRITRRYPDRLIINVTNQCAMFCRHCQRRRNIGEIDQHASREDVRAALHYISGNPEIRDVLITGGDALLLSDRTLDWILTELDRIPHVEIKRIGTRIPVTLPQRVTPELCEVISKHPPIYVNTQFNHPLEVTPEAKQACDMLVQAGAVLGNQAVLLRGINDCPVVMKKLNHELLRIRVRPYYIFHPKAVRGTSHRWVSIEKGLEIMEALRGHTSGLAVPTYIINAPGGFGKIPLMPQYLLKLEPDKAVVRTWEGRIVEVQNCCF; this comes from the coding sequence ATGATGCCGAAAAAAACGGTTATGGAAGCGGAAATGTCACGGGCCATGGCTCGTGCAGCGGAGTTAAAACAGGATGCCCTGGAGTATTTGAAGGTACGCGACCAGATTCCTTGCGGGATGTCGCCTGAGGTTCAAGCTTGGGTCCAAGTGCGGAAACGAAGAATACTCCAGGTTTTGGGTGGAACCGAGAAGGATTGGAATAACTGGAAGTGGCACATGCGTAACCGCATCAATGACGTAAGTGTTTTGACGAAGATACTGGATATCTCAACTTTTGAAAGCAGGGGTATTACCAAGGTTGGGAGAACGTACCGGTGGGCAGTATCTCCTTATTACCTTAGCTTGGTCGGAGATGACTACCTAAACAACCCTGTTTACCTGCAGGCGGTACCTGACCCCAGGGAGTTGTTGCCAAAGGGCGAATTGGATCCAATGGACGAAGCGGGAACTTCGCCTGCCCCGCGTATTACCCGGCGTTACCCGGACCGGCTAATAATCAACGTAACTAACCAGTGTGCCATGTTCTGCCGTCACTGCCAGAGAAGGAGGAATATAGGTGAAATCGATCAGCATGCTAGCAGGGAGGATGTTCGAGCTGCTCTACACTATATCTCGGGCAACCCCGAGATCCGAGACGTGTTGATCACGGGGGGTGATGCACTGCTGTTGAGCGACAGGACATTGGACTGGATCCTTACGGAGTTGGACAGGATTCCCCACGTGGAGATTAAACGCATCGGAACCAGGATTCCGGTCACCTTACCGCAGAGGGTTACTCCTGAGCTCTGCGAAGTGATCAGCAAGCATCCTCCCATATATGTCAACACTCAGTTTAATCACCCGCTGGAAGTTACTCCTGAGGCTAAACAGGCTTGTGACATGCTCGTTCAAGCCGGGGCTGTTTTGGGCAACCAGGCAGTTCTACTGCGTGGAATCAACGATTGTCCTGTTGTCATGAAGAAGTTGAACCATGAGCTTTTGCGTATACGGGTACGTCCTTACTATATATTCCATCCTAAAGCGGTGCGCGGCACCAGTCACCGCTGGGTAAGCATCGAGAAAGGGCTGGAAATAATGGAAGCATTAAGGGGACATACTTCGGGATTGGCGGTGCCAACCTATATAATCAATGCTCCGGGCGGATTTGGCAAAATACCGCTTATGCCCCAGTATCTTTTGAAGTTGGAACCGGATAAAGCCGTAGTCCGGACCTGGGAGGGCAGGATAGTTGAAGTACAAAACTGCTGCTTCTAA
- a CDS encoding 4-hydroxybenzoate octaprenyltransferase produces MVLSKTRLFLRMIDFEHTLFGLPFAYLGAFLAVRGIPAAYHLIWITVAMFGARTAALCLNRLIDREIDRRNPRTANWTMAKGELPVPLVWAAVFACLGLLFFAAYQLNPLCVKLAPLAVAVLWVYSYTKRFTWWCHLILGLSVGMGPVGGWIAVTGSLDWQPFLLWLGVGCWIAGFDTMYACQDIEFDRKEGLYSIPARFGVEGALRFAKAFHALTVVFFVLTGLVLRLGTWYYAGILFAIGILLYEHSLVRPQDLSLVTLASFKINHYVGLVVFLMTTIDLLK; encoded by the coding sequence ATGGTTTTGAGTAAAACACGGCTGTTCTTGCGTATGATCGATTTCGAACATACGCTTTTCGGGCTGCCTTTTGCTTATCTGGGGGCTTTTCTGGCGGTCCGGGGCATACCTGCGGCTTACCATTTGATCTGGATCACGGTGGCCATGTTCGGTGCGAGAACCGCTGCTTTGTGTTTAAACCGCCTCATCGATCGTGAGATCGACCGGCGGAATCCTCGAACCGCAAACTGGACTATGGCCAAAGGCGAGTTACCGGTGCCATTAGTGTGGGCTGCGGTGTTTGCATGCCTGGGGTTGCTGTTCTTTGCCGCCTATCAGCTAAATCCTCTTTGCGTTAAGCTAGCTCCCCTGGCGGTTGCCGTGCTTTGGGTTTATTCTTATACCAAGCGTTTCACGTGGTGGTGCCATCTGATCCTCGGATTGTCAGTAGGAATGGGGCCAGTCGGGGGATGGATTGCGGTTACAGGTAGTCTAGACTGGCAGCCCTTTTTATTGTGGCTAGGGGTAGGATGCTGGATTGCCGGCTTTGACACCATGTATGCTTGTCAGGATATTGAGTTTGACCGTAAGGAAGGGCTTTACTCAATACCAGCTCGTTTCGGGGTAGAAGGGGCCTTGAGGTTTGCTAAAGCGTTTCACGCTTTGACGGTTGTATTTTTTGTCTTGACCGGGTTAGTTTTGCGCTTGGGGACCTGGTATTATGCCGGGATCCTTTTTGCCATCGGGATACTGCTGTACGAACATAGTCTGGTACGCCCCCAGGACCTTTCTTTAGTGACCTTGGCTTCATTCAAGATTAACCACTATGTTGGCCTGGTGGTCTTTCTCATGACCACCATTGATCTACTGAAATAA
- a CDS encoding polyprenyl synthetase family protein has protein sequence MNSLDLFRDIEPQLEKVEQELVRAITTEISLLKEASVHLVKAGGKRLRPAFVLLSGSFYSSSLDGLIPLAVALELVHMATLVHDDVIDNSFTRRGQKTVKACWGNRVSLYSGNYILAKSLSLIAAYERPDIIDILATVSMKVCEGEIIQMLSCFDVGQGYKDYLRRIERKTALLMSLSCQTGALVGGAPADKVTVLRRFGYYLGMAFQITDDVLDFVASEEVLGKPVGSDIRQGIITLPALYALREGKDSQLLASILCSPERCKNEAEDAIDMVLSSGGIDYALKVACSYAEKARSLLKSLPDVPARNVLDRIAEFVVTRDF, from the coding sequence ATGAATTCCCTGGATTTATTTCGGGACATAGAGCCACAATTAGAAAAGGTCGAACAGGAGCTGGTAAGGGCCATTACTACCGAAATATCCCTTCTTAAAGAGGCTTCCGTGCATTTGGTGAAGGCCGGTGGGAAACGTCTCCGACCGGCATTCGTGCTTCTTTCTGGAAGTTTTTACTCTTCCTCACTTGATGGATTGATTCCCTTAGCTGTTGCCCTCGAACTCGTGCATATGGCTACCTTGGTTCATGATGATGTGATCGATAATTCCTTCACGCGTCGCGGTCAGAAAACGGTAAAGGCGTGTTGGGGTAACCGCGTATCCCTGTATTCCGGCAACTACATCTTGGCAAAGTCGTTGAGCCTCATCGCGGCCTATGAAAGGCCGGATATAATAGATATCCTGGCGACGGTCAGCATGAAGGTCTGTGAAGGAGAAATCATCCAGATGCTCAGCTGTTTTGACGTGGGACAGGGCTACAAGGACTACCTGCGCAGGATCGAGCGCAAGACAGCGTTGTTGATGTCGTTGAGTTGCCAGACAGGCGCGCTGGTCGGTGGGGCTCCGGCGGACAAGGTTACCGTTTTGAGGAGGTTCGGTTACTACCTGGGAATGGCTTTTCAAATCACGGACGATGTCCTCGATTTTGTAGCCAGCGAAGAGGTACTGGGAAAGCCAGTGGGAAGCGATATCAGGCAAGGGATAATCACTCTTCCGGCTTTGTACGCCTTGCGCGAAGGGAAAGATAGTCAGCTCTTGGCCTCGATTTTGTGTTCACCGGAAAGGTGTAAGAATGAGGCCGAGGATGCCATCGATATGGTATTGTCAAGCGGCGGAATTGATTACGCTTTAAAGGTAGCCTGTTCATACGCGGAGAAAGCCCGTTCTCTTTTGAAATCTCTTCCCGATGTACCGGCGAGAAATGTCTTAGACCGGATAGCGGAATTCGTTGTTACTCGTGATTTTTAG
- the tatC gene encoding twin-arginine translocase subunit TatC: MFKKLTPDEKVTLMRHLEDLRRALLVSIIAIVIAAFASFYYSDQILAIIQKPLKDVGMGLSLVYIGVTEGFFVKMKLSLLAGLVIAFPVVAWELWSFIAPALYPQEKRYVYTLFPIILVLFVAGVLFAYFTLLKMVLAFMVYISGDLKPMITVDKYLSFVLTLTIPFGLVFELPVIVFFLTRIGILQASTLARNRKYALLAIFIVAAVLTPGPDPVSQTMMAVPVYLLYEISIWVAKLARPKNKGAVVETS; the protein is encoded by the coding sequence GTGTTCAAGAAGCTTACTCCAGATGAAAAGGTAACATTAATGCGCCACTTGGAAGACCTGCGCAGGGCCCTGCTGGTATCGATCATAGCCATAGTTATCGCCGCGTTTGCGTCCTTTTACTACAGCGATCAAATACTGGCCATAATCCAGAAACCTTTGAAAGATGTGGGCATGGGGCTGAGTTTGGTGTACATCGGCGTAACAGAAGGATTTTTTGTCAAGATGAAATTATCGCTTCTTGCCGGGCTGGTCATCGCATTCCCGGTTGTGGCGTGGGAGCTCTGGAGCTTCATTGCTCCTGCCCTTTACCCCCAAGAGAAACGATACGTCTATACCCTGTTTCCGATTATTCTGGTGTTGTTTGTAGCCGGTGTTTTATTTGCTTATTTTACCCTACTAAAGATGGTTTTGGCTTTTATGGTCTATATCTCCGGTGATCTCAAGCCGATGATTACAGTGGACAAGTATCTTTCTTTTGTTCTTACGCTTACTATTCCGTTTGGACTGGTCTTTGAACTGCCGGTTATCGTGTTCTTCTTGACCAGAATAGGGATCCTCCAAGCCAGTACGTTAGCACGTAATCGGAAATATGCCCTTCTCGCTATTTTCATCGTCGCCGCTGTTTTGACTCCGGGTCCTGACCCGGTTTCTCAGACCATGATGGCAGTGCCTGTCTATCTGTTGTACGAGATAAGCATATGGGTTGCTAAACTGGCGCGGCCCAAAAACAAAGGAGCAGTTGTCGAAACTAGTTGA
- the fdnG gene encoding formate dehydrogenase-N subunit alpha gives MKVTRRQFLKITGATAATFAVVDLGFNLKVVAAEVKEFRIKDVTPMPTICPYCASGCGLLVYSERDASGNYVKLLSVEGDPDNPINRGGACAKGAALFNLREIYDEATGKQVPNPKRATKPLYRASKSDKWEEKDWDWILDEIAKRVKKTRDESFIYKEKLEDGTEIIVSRTEKIGSMGGSGLDNEECYLLSKLMRALGVVYLETQARIUHSSTVAGLSPSFGRGVMTNHVVDIKNSDCVLIIGGNTAENHPIAMKWALKAREERGAKIIHVDPRFTRTSAVADIYAPLRSGTDIAFIGGMIKYALDNELYSKEYVLNYTNASFIVADTYNFDPETGLFSGYTFDEQKKIGQYDQKMWDYKRDEKGMPLKDPTLTDPRCVFQLLKQHYSRYDIDTVCRITGTPKDKYLEVLKTYCATGAVDKVGTILYAMGTTQHSVGSQNCRIYAILQLLLGNVGRPGGGVNAMRGENNVQGATDMALLNHYIPGYVTCPTNTADHKDLLAFLKKETPGAAKVAATNLDEFRAAVAAGIPNSGFRINTSKWVVSMLKAWWGDAATPDNDFAYHYLPKRDAKKNYSHMGMFEAMYNGELDGLFINGGNPIVGGPNANKEQIALTKLKWLVVLDLWLHETAEFWSYTAWERPVENDKVPKLKPSDIETEVFFLPAAGVYEKEGTASNTGRWMQYRWKAADPLGESKPDLWIINELAKRIKKLYEGSTKPQDEPITKLVWGPYGEGEEPEPIKVGLELNGYTVADGKPVENFTKLADDGSTACGCWVYSGCMTTKEDGSLDYKPMWRNNTDNSKTGLGLFSKWSWSWPLNRRIVYNRCSIRPDGTPWPGDEARALFKWDPNAPGDPKKPGTMGMWVGDDVPDFNKYLAPTTEPCAAIPYLMRPEGVACLYSTNGMKDGPFPEHYEPWESPVTKNLLNGSQFNPVAKAWDPDKRGVADKFPIIGTTYRVTEHWQTGALTRNLPWLAELMPNMFVEISEELARLKGIKNGDKVIVSTTRGDIKAVAFVTKRLKPFIIDGKEVHQIGMTWHYGFKGYAKGDPANRLTPHVGDPNSMIPEYKAWLCDVRRA, from the coding sequence GTGAAGGTTACGCGGAGACAGTTCCTGAAGATAACCGGAGCAACTGCAGCGACCTTCGCCGTTGTAGACCTGGGGTTTAACCTGAAGGTAGTGGCAGCCGAAGTCAAGGAGTTCCGCATCAAGGATGTGACTCCCATGCCGACGATCTGCCCGTACTGCGCTTCTGGTTGCGGACTTCTGGTCTACTCGGAAAGGGATGCTTCAGGTAATTACGTCAAACTCCTAAGCGTTGAAGGAGACCCAGATAACCCCATTAACCGGGGAGGGGCCTGCGCCAAGGGAGCTGCTCTTTTCAACCTGCGGGAGATCTATGATGAAGCTACGGGGAAACAGGTGCCTAATCCCAAGAGGGCAACTAAACCTTTGTACAGGGCTTCCAAGAGCGACAAGTGGGAAGAAAAGGATTGGGATTGGATACTAGACGAGATAGCTAAGAGGGTTAAAAAGACCCGGGACGAGAGCTTTATTTATAAGGAAAAACTGGAAGACGGTACCGAGATAATCGTTAGCCGCACGGAAAAAATCGGGTCGATGGGAGGTTCAGGCCTGGACAACGAAGAGTGCTACCTGTTGAGCAAGCTGATGCGGGCACTCGGAGTCGTTTATCTTGAAACCCAGGCCCGTATCTGACACTCGTCCACGGTGGCAGGTTTGTCACCATCATTCGGACGTGGTGTTATGACCAATCATGTAGTAGATATTAAGAACTCCGACTGTGTGCTTATCATCGGTGGTAACACGGCGGAAAACCACCCGATAGCCATGAAATGGGCTTTGAAGGCTCGTGAGGAAAGAGGGGCCAAGATCATCCATGTCGACCCGAGGTTTACCCGCACTTCGGCTGTAGCCGACATCTATGCACCTCTGCGTTCGGGAACAGATATAGCTTTTATCGGTGGGATGATCAAGTACGCGCTGGACAACGAGCTGTATAGCAAAGAGTACGTGTTAAACTACACCAATGCGTCTTTTATAGTAGCTGACACTTACAACTTTGATCCGGAGACAGGATTGTTTTCCGGCTACACGTTCGACGAGCAAAAGAAGATCGGGCAGTACGACCAGAAAATGTGGGATTACAAGCGAGACGAAAAAGGTATGCCCCTGAAGGATCCCACTCTGACCGATCCGCGCTGTGTATTCCAGCTTTTGAAACAGCACTACAGCCGGTATGATATCGACACCGTGTGCAGGATCACCGGTACTCCCAAGGACAAGTATCTAGAGGTTCTCAAGACGTACTGCGCCACTGGTGCTGTCGACAAAGTAGGCACCATCCTGTATGCGATGGGAACCACCCAGCATTCGGTGGGCAGCCAGAACTGTCGTATTTATGCTATCCTGCAGTTACTCCTGGGCAACGTAGGCCGGCCGGGCGGCGGGGTCAACGCGATGCGCGGGGAAAACAACGTGCAGGGTGCTACCGATATGGCCTTGTTGAACCACTACATCCCTGGATATGTAACCTGTCCGACCAACACCGCCGATCACAAAGATCTTCTGGCCTTCTTGAAGAAAGAAACCCCGGGGGCGGCCAAAGTCGCGGCTACTAACCTGGACGAGTTCAGGGCTGCAGTAGCGGCAGGGATACCGAACTCCGGTTTCCGCATCAACACCTCCAAGTGGGTAGTGAGTATGCTGAAAGCCTGGTGGGGCGATGCTGCTACTCCAGATAACGACTTCGCTTATCATTATCTGCCCAAGCGCGATGCCAAGAAGAACTACTCCCATATGGGGATGTTCGAGGCCATGTACAACGGCGAACTGGATGGACTGTTCATCAACGGTGGTAACCCGATCGTAGGCGGGCCTAATGCCAACAAAGAACAGATTGCACTTACCAAACTGAAGTGGCTGGTTGTACTGGATCTTTGGTTGCATGAAACGGCAGAGTTTTGGTCCTACACGGCATGGGAGAGGCCGGTAGAAAACGATAAGGTTCCTAAGCTGAAGCCTTCTGATATTGAGACCGAGGTCTTCTTCTTACCTGCAGCCGGTGTTTACGAGAAGGAAGGAACTGCTTCCAATACTGGACGGTGGATGCAGTACCGCTGGAAGGCAGCTGACCCGCTGGGCGAGTCTAAGCCTGACCTGTGGATAATCAACGAGCTGGCCAAGAGAATTAAGAAACTTTACGAAGGCAGTACCAAGCCTCAGGACGAGCCTATCACCAAGCTCGTATGGGGTCCGTACGGTGAAGGCGAAGAGCCCGAGCCCATCAAGGTTGGTTTGGAGCTAAACGGCTATACTGTGGCCGATGGTAAACCGGTAGAGAACTTCACCAAGCTGGCTGATGATGGCAGCACGGCTTGCGGATGTTGGGTCTATTCTGGCTGCATGACAACTAAAGAAGACGGTTCCTTGGATTACAAGCCGATGTGGAGGAACAACACCGACAACTCCAAGACCGGTCTAGGTCTGTTCTCCAAATGGTCTTGGTCTTGGCCGCTGAACCGGCGCATAGTTTACAACCGTTGTTCAATTCGGCCTGATGGAACTCCATGGCCGGGCGATGAGGCAAGAGCGTTGTTCAAGTGGGATCCGAACGCGCCTGGCGATCCCAAGAAGCCTGGCACCATGGGAATGTGGGTAGGAGATGACGTGCCCGACTTCAACAAGTATCTTGCTCCTACAACCGAGCCGTGTGCTGCTATTCCGTACCTGATGCGGCCAGAAGGGGTTGCATGCCTGTATTCAACAAATGGCATGAAGGATGGCCCGTTCCCCGAGCACTACGAGCCATGGGAAAGCCCGGTAACGAAGAACCTTTTGAACGGCAGCCAGTTCAACCCCGTGGCCAAGGCCTGGGATCCCGACAAACGAGGTGTAGCGGACAAGTTCCCGATCATAGGTACAACTTATCGCGTCACCGAGCACTGGCAGACCGGAGCCCTTACCCGTAACCTGCCGTGGCTGGCAGAACTTATGCCCAATATGTTCGTAGAGATCAGCGAAGAACTGGCAAGGCTGAAGGGAATCAAGAACGGGGATAAGGTCATCGTCTCTACTACCAGAGGCGACATCAAGGCCGTGGCATTCGTCACCAAACGGTTAAAACCGTTTATTATCGACGGCAAAGAAGTTCACCAGATCGGTATGACCTGGCACTACGGCTTCAAGGGTTATGCCAAAGGGGACCCGGCCAACCGTCTCACGCCGCATGTGGGCGACCCGAACTCGATGATTCCCGAGTATAAAGCCTGGCTGTGCGATGTAAGGAGGGCGTAA